The following proteins are encoded in a genomic region of Fervidobacterium pennivorans DSM 9078:
- the tpiA gene encoding triose-phosphate isomerase encodes MLAGNWKMNKTPSEAQLFANTLVNALAGFNSFDIYIAPVFVALDRVREVVSSNNIKLAAQNMYYEDSGAFTGEVSPKMLKELGVQAVIIGHSERRRIFGETDELINKKIKKALAEGLTPIFCIGETLEERQKGLTFCVLEKQVREGLYGINAEEVKRVVIAYEPVWAIGTGVVATPEQAQEAHEFVRSLLAKIYSDEVAQSVTILYGGSVTPENFFGLFVKPDIDGALVGGASLKESFVELAKIMANVLG; translated from the coding sequence ATACTTGCTGGAAACTGGAAAATGAATAAAACACCCAGCGAAGCGCAACTTTTTGCCAACACTTTGGTTAATGCGCTCGCTGGGTTTAATTCTTTTGATATATACATCGCTCCTGTTTTTGTCGCACTTGATAGGGTTAGAGAAGTTGTTAGTTCGAACAATATAAAACTCGCAGCACAGAATATGTACTACGAAGACAGTGGTGCATTCACAGGGGAAGTATCACCAAAAATGCTGAAAGAACTTGGCGTTCAAGCCGTTATAATTGGACACAGTGAAAGGAGAAGAATATTCGGAGAAACGGATGAACTTATCAACAAAAAAATCAAAAAAGCTCTTGCAGAAGGTTTAACTCCGATATTTTGTATAGGTGAGACTCTCGAAGAAAGGCAAAAGGGATTAACCTTTTGCGTGCTTGAAAAACAAGTTAGAGAAGGCTTGTACGGAATAAATGCGGAAGAAGTTAAGAGGGTAGTTATCGCATATGAGCCTGTATGGGCAATAGGAACAGGTGTTGTGGCAACGCCAGAACAAGCTCAAGAAGCTCATGAATTTGTAAGGTCACTCCTTGCAAAGATATACAGTGACGAAGTTGCACAGTCAGTAACCATCCTTTACGGTGGTAGTGTCACTCCAGAGAACTTCTTTGGACTATTCGTCAAACCAGACATCGATGGTGCACTTGTTGGAGGTGCAAGTCTCAAAGAAAGTTTTGTAGAACTGGCAAAAATAATGGCAAACGTGTTGGGATAA
- a CDS encoding bifunctional aspartate carbamoyltransferase catalytic subunit/aspartate carbamoyltransferase regulatory subunit produces the protein MGNFLSRTLAVINDFSVEEQLFLYQSTKRLKEKLKNKEDISEFQIKRDVGIYIVFVEPSTRTKESFINAAKFHKNAKVNIFDSEHSSFNKQESYVDTFNMLTGYSEYSIFVLRTRLEGVVRLLERKVGEFAERHGIMRPAFINGGDGKHEHPTQELLDEYTFLEHNNFDNSHIRIALVGDLLHGRTVHSKADGLKVFKNVEVDLIAPPELQMPEGYIQKMKRNGFEVRQFYSIDEYLSHGKPANIWYFTRLQLERMGEDILEKEKILRKAVTFREDMLDKIPEGTKFYHPLPRPKFNPEIPTFLDTLPLNGWEEQAINGYYVRIVLLSMLGGALEAPFDTSRPQQQEDEDFIIPAPITDGTKGVLKEGKRGIKPIENGTVIDHIAKGKSQEEIYNTIVKIRKILKLYDVDSADGIFKSADGSYKGYISLPDKYLSFKEIKKLSAISPNTTVNIIKNSRVVEKYRIKMPPRIYGFEEIRCKNENCITNPTHGENVTASFVQIDGKFVCEYCETPHEYHEIWKI, from the coding sequence ATGGGCAACTTTCTTAGCCGAACACTTGCTGTTATCAACGATTTTTCGGTTGAAGAGCAGCTGTTCTTGTACCAATCAACCAAACGCTTAAAAGAAAAACTGAAAAACAAGGAAGATATTTCGGAATTTCAAATCAAACGTGATGTTGGTATTTACATCGTCTTCGTGGAACCTTCCACCCGAACCAAAGAATCTTTCATTAACGCCGCAAAATTCCACAAAAATGCAAAGGTAAATATCTTTGATTCCGAACACTCTTCGTTTAACAAGCAAGAAAGCTACGTGGACACATTTAATATGTTAACAGGTTACAGCGAGTATTCCATCTTTGTTCTGAGAACCAGACTCGAAGGTGTTGTGAGATTGCTCGAAAGAAAAGTTGGAGAGTTCGCAGAAAGGCATGGCATCATGAGACCTGCATTCATCAACGGTGGTGACGGAAAGCACGAACATCCCACACAAGAACTCCTTGACGAATACACCTTCCTTGAACATAACAATTTCGACAATTCGCACATCAGAATAGCTCTTGTCGGTGATTTGCTCCACGGTAGAACGGTCCATTCTAAAGCCGATGGTCTAAAGGTCTTTAAAAACGTAGAAGTTGATTTGATTGCCCCACCCGAATTGCAAATGCCTGAAGGATACATTCAAAAAATGAAGAGAAATGGATTTGAAGTAAGGCAGTTCTACTCAATAGATGAGTATTTAAGCCATGGAAAACCAGCAAATATATGGTATTTCACTCGCCTGCAACTTGAAAGAATGGGCGAGGATATCTTAGAAAAGGAAAAAATACTGAGAAAAGCCGTAACGTTCAGAGAGGATATGCTCGATAAGATTCCTGAAGGAACGAAGTTCTATCATCCGCTTCCAAGGCCAAAGTTCAATCCAGAAATCCCCACATTCCTCGACACATTGCCACTCAACGGATGGGAAGAACAAGCGATAAACGGATATTACGTAAGAATCGTGCTTTTATCAATGCTTGGCGGTGCACTTGAAGCTCCGTTCGATACATCAAGACCTCAGCAACAAGAAGATGAAGATTTCATCATCCCAGCACCAATCACGGATGGGACAAAAGGTGTTCTGAAAGAAGGAAAAAGAGGCATTAAACCGATAGAGAATGGAACAGTAATAGACCACATTGCAAAAGGAAAATCACAAGAAGAGATTTACAATACTATTGTAAAAATAAGGAAGATACTTAAACTCTACGATGTGGACAGTGCAGACGGAATATTCAAATCAGCAGATGGTAGTTACAAAGGTTACATAAGCTTGCCAGATAAGTATTTGTCTTTCAAAGAAATTAAGAAACTTTCAGCAATTTCGCCAAATACAACCGTAAATATCATCAAAAACTCTAGAGTTGTCGAAAAATATCGAATCAAAATGCCACCTCGTATTTATGGATTTGAGGAAATCAGATGCAAAAATGAGAACTGCATAACGAATCCAACACACGGTGAAAATGTAACCGCCTCGTTTGTCCAAATCGACGGAAAATTCGTGTGTGAATACTGTGAAACACCACATGAATACCACGAGATTTGGAAAATATAA
- the aglB gene encoding cyclomaltodextrinase, whose translation MHSEITNLYPIPSWVHESVIYQIFPDRFAIGKGKTVKDKAELYTKRGGRIVEWNVPPKRKDKAEHVKDFYGGDLWGIAEKLDYLKDLGVNVIYTNPIFLSPTNHKYDAINYMKIDPQFGGEKAFKYYIKKAKSENFRLILDGVFNHLSSENPWFKKAIKGDKRHVSKFAIYGDGHRAWYGHKSLPEWHLEEVEVMNYILSVVEHYLRQGIDGWRLDVGFDLGYVNNALIAKTAKSISIEKYVVTETWNYPSNWHMVDGIMNYHFRNSVIAYLKGEFDNLAEALQGAYNDTPNIHGCWNMLDSHDTERLATVIPDKDLRKLAIVLQFTYPGVPVVYYGTEIGIEGGGDPECRATMRWNEEDWDKDLREFYKKLIKIRKSETALKIGTFEVLNKEPLVFYRRTPHVLDGMIVAINKGEKKAVTVSVPDGRLLAGTCFTDLVTGEEFWITAGVMTIDIPAKGFRLLRVTNKTRDGYNMYKRIY comes from the coding sequence ATGCATAGTGAAATAACCAATCTTTACCCAATCCCATCTTGGGTGCATGAAAGTGTCATTTACCAGATTTTCCCAGACAGATTTGCAATTGGAAAAGGAAAGACAGTAAAAGATAAAGCCGAGCTTTATACAAAGCGTGGAGGAAGAATCGTTGAGTGGAATGTTCCACCAAAAAGGAAGGATAAAGCGGAACATGTGAAGGACTTTTATGGAGGCGATTTGTGGGGTATTGCTGAGAAACTTGACTATCTTAAAGACCTTGGAGTTAACGTGATTTACACAAATCCTATCTTTCTTTCGCCGACCAACCATAAATACGATGCTATTAACTATATGAAAATCGACCCACAATTCGGTGGAGAAAAGGCTTTTAAATATTACATTAAGAAGGCAAAGAGCGAGAATTTTAGACTGATTCTCGATGGTGTTTTTAATCACCTTAGTAGTGAAAATCCTTGGTTCAAAAAGGCGATAAAAGGTGATAAGAGGCATGTGAGTAAGTTTGCAATATACGGTGACGGTCACAGGGCTTGGTATGGTCACAAATCACTTCCTGAATGGCATCTGGAGGAAGTCGAAGTGATGAACTATATCCTTAGTGTTGTTGAACATTATTTGAGACAAGGCATAGATGGATGGAGACTTGATGTTGGGTTTGACCTCGGGTACGTGAACAACGCGCTTATTGCAAAGACTGCGAAGAGCATTTCTATCGAAAAATACGTTGTTACAGAAACGTGGAATTATCCATCGAATTGGCACATGGTAGATGGAATAATGAACTATCACTTTAGGAACTCCGTGATTGCTTACTTGAAAGGTGAGTTCGATAACTTGGCAGAAGCTCTTCAAGGTGCTTACAACGATACACCAAACATCCACGGTTGCTGGAATATGCTTGACAGTCACGACACAGAACGACTTGCTACTGTTATACCAGACAAAGATTTGAGAAAGCTTGCTATAGTCCTTCAATTCACGTATCCTGGTGTTCCAGTTGTTTACTACGGCACGGAGATAGGTATCGAAGGTGGAGGCGACCCAGAATGCCGTGCAACGATGAGATGGAACGAAGAAGACTGGGATAAAGATTTGAGAGAGTTCTACAAGAAACTCATTAAAATTAGAAAATCCGAAACGGCATTGAAAATAGGTACCTTTGAAGTGTTGAATAAAGAACCTCTTGTGTTTTACAGAAGAACCCCCCATGTGTTAGATGGCATGATAGTTGCGATAAACAAAGGAGAGAAAAAAGCAGTCACAGTTTCGGTTCCAGATGGCAGGTTGCTTGCAGGAACGTGTTTTACCGACCTGGTAACTGGTGAAGAATTTTGGATTACCGCCGGGGTTATGACCATTGATATCCCAGCTAAAGGTTTCCGATTACTAAGAGTTACGAATAAAACAAGAGATGGGTACAACATGTACAAGAGAATTTATTAG
- a CDS encoding class I SAM-dependent methyltransferase encodes MWNYRFPAEYYNSIAHIYDEMYKDVYWNIAKKQIGLTIEKHISSIEGLNIIDIGGGTGYWSLWVLKKGARVVFVEPAEKMVEQARKRISKEIGMDLRELPIEFINCSAEDLDLNLRLEENFDVVFVFGDVLSYVDNLEKAMENISRAAKKGALVFGTVDNYFSYLKDVIIYGSWKYYSYLVNHRKLPIGSEYGTFEARAFEPTEIENIFKDYGFKVIELTALASLPSVELSIKYGKYFILEAEHLFFVSKKF; translated from the coding sequence GTGTGGAATTACAGATTTCCCGCAGAATACTACAATTCAATAGCACACATCTACGATGAAATGTACAAAGATGTTTATTGGAATATTGCGAAAAAACAAATCGGATTGACAATTGAAAAGCATATATCTTCCATTGAAGGGTTGAACATTATCGACATTGGTGGAGGAACTGGATACTGGAGCCTCTGGGTATTGAAGAAAGGGGCAAGAGTAGTGTTTGTCGAACCAGCCGAAAAGATGGTTGAGCAAGCAAGAAAAAGGATAAGCAAAGAGATAGGAATGGATTTACGGGAACTTCCTATCGAGTTTATCAATTGTTCCGCGGAAGATTTAGACCTTAACCTTCGACTTGAAGAGAACTTCGATGTGGTTTTTGTATTTGGCGATGTGCTGAGTTATGTGGATAATCTTGAAAAAGCGATGGAAAATATATCGAGGGCAGCCAAGAAAGGTGCCCTCGTCTTTGGAACAGTTGATAATTATTTTTCGTACCTCAAGGACGTTATTATCTACGGTTCTTGGAAGTATTACAGTTATTTAGTAAATCACCGAAAACTTCCCATTGGTTCAGAGTATGGGACGTTTGAAGCAAGAGCTTTTGAACCTACGGAAATTGAAAATATCTTCAAAGACTATGGTTTTAAAGTTATCGAACTCACGGCGCTCGCAAGCCTGCCAAGTGTTGAATTAAGTATCAAATATGGAAAATATTTCATTCTTGAAGCTGAGCATCTGTTTTTTGTTTCGAAAAAGTTTTAG
- a CDS encoding aspartate ammonia-lyase, which yields MEKPNTLEFRTETDYLGTEQIPVDAYYGIATIRALKLFPKTGEQFDEKFIWAYFMIKKSAALLNAEIGRLDKNVSAAITTACDEWERLKEWVVVDPLSGGAGTSVNLNINEVIANRATEILGGKKGEYLVDPYNHVNMHQSTNDTFVTAGKMAVILRLRELVDAVINLQEVIQEKEKEFYSIRTIGRTQLMDAVPIMVGQQFGAWADALARDRWRLNKVEERIRSVNLGGTAIGTGVGAPKEYTLRIVEVLRQVANVKIAKAENLIDATQNLDTFAEVHGLLKSLAVNLYKISNDIRLLGSGPKTAIGELVLPAVQVGSTIMPGKVNPVVPEYVLQNTLVVFGDDEIVSHACAQGNLQLNQFAPIIVHFTLKSMRLLTLSCNALAKYVKLLDVDKERCQQNLERSSANLTPLINYFGYEVVSEIIRQANYDLEKALQLLAEKENINVSELLKKLNIQKMTGLGYY from the coding sequence ATGGAAAAACCAAATACTTTAGAATTCAGAACAGAGACCGATTACCTTGGCACAGAACAGATACCTGTTGATGCTTATTACGGCATAGCAACAATTAGAGCTTTGAAATTGTTCCCAAAAACTGGTGAACAGTTCGACGAAAAATTCATCTGGGCTTACTTCATGATAAAAAAATCAGCTGCGCTACTCAATGCTGAAATCGGAAGGCTTGATAAAAACGTATCTGCTGCAATAACTACTGCATGTGATGAATGGGAAAGGCTGAAAGAATGGGTAGTTGTTGACCCTTTGTCTGGTGGTGCAGGCACATCAGTGAATTTAAATATAAACGAAGTGATTGCTAATCGAGCCACAGAAATACTTGGCGGTAAAAAAGGAGAATATCTCGTTGACCCATACAATCACGTAAATATGCACCAATCAACAAACGATACATTCGTTACAGCAGGGAAAATGGCAGTTATTTTGAGATTGAGGGAACTTGTCGATGCAGTTATCAATCTCCAGGAAGTGATTCAGGAAAAGGAAAAGGAATTCTATTCCATCCGAACTATCGGACGAACCCAATTGATGGATGCTGTTCCAATAATGGTGGGTCAACAATTTGGTGCATGGGCTGATGCACTTGCAAGGGATAGATGGAGACTAAACAAGGTAGAAGAACGTATACGAAGCGTGAATCTTGGGGGAACCGCAATAGGTACGGGAGTTGGCGCACCAAAAGAATACACCCTAAGGATAGTAGAAGTTCTAAGACAGGTTGCAAACGTGAAAATAGCAAAAGCCGAAAACCTAATTGATGCCACTCAAAACCTTGATACATTCGCCGAAGTTCATGGACTTTTGAAATCACTCGCTGTGAACTTGTATAAAATATCCAACGATATTCGACTCCTCGGCAGTGGACCAAAAACAGCAATTGGTGAACTAGTCCTCCCCGCTGTCCAAGTTGGTAGCACGATAATGCCTGGTAAAGTGAACCCGGTAGTGCCGGAATACGTTTTGCAAAACACACTCGTTGTTTTCGGAGATGATGAAATAGTTTCCCATGCCTGCGCTCAAGGTAACTTACAACTCAATCAGTTCGCACCTATCATTGTTCATTTCACGCTCAAATCAATGAGACTTCTTACTTTATCATGCAATGCGTTGGCAAAATACGTAAAACTTTTAGACGTTGACAAAGAACGGTGCCAGCAAAATCTCGAAAGGTCTTCTGCCAATCTTACACCATTGATAAATTACTTTGGCTACGAAGTTGTCTCGGAAATCATCAGACAAGCGAATTACGATTTGGAAAAAGCCTTACAATTGCTTGCTGAAAAAGAAAACATAAACGTTAGCGAATTGTTGAAAAAACTGAACATCCAAAAGATGACAGGTCTTGGGTATTACTAA
- the hydF gene encoding [FeFe] hydrogenase H-cluster maturation GTPase HydF, with protein sequence MLPTSGFRKYISIVGRRNVGKSSFMNALTGQEISIVSDVPGTTTDPVYKSMELSPVGPVTLIDTPGLDDVGEIGEKRIKKALKAFYKSDAGILVVDDFPGEYEKRINEIFKELEIPFIVVVNKADILGEKAQTVAQEYEKAFGVKTFVVSALNKEGFENIGKTLNEIIPSDEELPFIPEFVDAGDIVVLVVPIDLGAPKGRLIMPQVHAIREILDREAVAVVAKERELRYTIEKLSEPPRLVITDSQAVMKVVSDIPEDVPLTTFSILEANYRGDIRYFVESVYKIEELQDGDTVIIMEGCTHRPLTEDIGRVKIPRWLVNHTGANLNFKVWAGVDLPEYEEVADAKLVIHCGGCVNTRIQMMRRVRMFKRLGIPMTNYGIVISYMHGVLERALAPLGIEINRGI encoded by the coding sequence TTGTTACCTACAAGCGGATTTAGAAAATACATTTCCATCGTAGGAAGAAGAAATGTTGGTAAGTCATCGTTCATGAACGCACTAACTGGTCAGGAGATTTCCATAGTAAGCGATGTGCCTGGGACAACAACAGACCCTGTTTACAAATCCATGGAACTTTCCCCTGTTGGTCCTGTAACATTGATAGATACTCCTGGGCTTGATGATGTTGGAGAGATTGGAGAAAAAAGGATTAAGAAAGCGTTAAAAGCGTTCTACAAATCAGATGCCGGCATACTCGTAGTTGATGATTTCCCTGGCGAATACGAAAAAAGGATAAACGAGATATTCAAAGAACTTGAAATCCCTTTTATAGTTGTTGTAAACAAAGCAGATATACTCGGTGAAAAGGCTCAGACAGTTGCACAGGAATATGAGAAAGCCTTTGGTGTAAAAACCTTCGTTGTGAGCGCACTTAACAAAGAAGGGTTTGAGAACATAGGTAAAACACTGAACGAAATCATACCAAGTGACGAAGAACTTCCGTTTATACCCGAATTCGTAGATGCTGGGGATATTGTCGTTCTTGTTGTCCCCATCGACCTTGGTGCACCAAAAGGTCGACTAATAATGCCTCAAGTCCATGCAATTAGAGAAATACTCGATAGAGAGGCAGTAGCTGTTGTTGCGAAGGAACGAGAATTGCGATATACAATAGAAAAGCTCAGCGAACCTCCACGTCTTGTTATAACGGACTCACAAGCGGTTATGAAAGTTGTCTCCGACATTCCAGAGGATGTGCCACTAACTACATTTTCAATCTTAGAAGCAAATTATCGTGGAGATATCAGATATTTTGTTGAGAGCGTTTACAAAATCGAAGAACTCCAAGATGGAGACACGGTAATTATCATGGAAGGTTGCACGCATAGGCCTCTCACAGAAGACATCGGAAGGGTGAAAATTCCACGTTGGCTTGTAAACCACACGGGTGCAAATTTAAATTTCAAAGTCTGGGCAGGTGTTGATTTACCTGAATACGAAGAGGTAGCAGACGCAAAGCTCGTCATACACTGTGGTGGGTGTGTAAACACAAGAATTCAAATGATGAGAAGGGTAAGAATGTTCAAACGCCTTGGTATACCCATGACAAACTATGGCATCGTTATTTCTTACATGCACGGAGTCCTCGAAAGAGCATTAGCACCACTTGGTATCGAAATCAACAGGGGGATTTAA
- a CDS encoding ABC transporter substrate-binding protein, translated as MRGMKSFVKVFILVSVLFTVALFGVTFINPFGPTIFPVAGLISKEVKTDMALDMKFWKTMDEATAYIVSKKVNFAALPVTFGANLYTKGVDVRLVGVYSWRLFYVVASPDFEFKGFQSFKGEKIYTAHGRGQTADVLLRFLLVKNGLEPDRDVTFAYAQPQEIVSLFNSGKIKIAAIPEPFVTMTLSKGKVIMDLQDEWNKATGFKFGIPITGLFVTGKLIDYPQTVKLFEKSFKESLSWSYKNVDKAVEITSKQLGIPTNILKASLERSQYNYISAAECRDEVLAYLKKLNELYPDGMPKVPDEKFFYIVK; from the coding sequence ATGAGAGGTATGAAGTCATTTGTGAAAGTTTTTATCCTTGTATCTGTTTTATTCACAGTTGCGTTATTCGGGGTTACATTCATTAACCCGTTTGGTCCAACGATATTCCCAGTTGCTGGTTTAATAAGCAAAGAAGTAAAGACAGACATGGCACTCGATATGAAATTCTGGAAAACAATGGACGAAGCAACAGCTTACATTGTTTCAAAGAAAGTGAATTTTGCAGCACTACCTGTAACCTTTGGTGCGAACCTTTACACAAAAGGTGTCGATGTTAGACTCGTAGGCGTCTATAGCTGGCGATTGTTCTACGTTGTGGCAAGCCCTGATTTTGAATTTAAAGGTTTTCAGAGCTTCAAAGGAGAAAAGATATACACAGCGCACGGTAGAGGTCAAACAGCGGATGTTCTTCTTAGGTTCTTACTTGTAAAGAACGGACTAGAACCCGACAGGGATGTTACATTTGCTTACGCCCAGCCACAAGAAATAGTTTCACTTTTCAATAGCGGAAAAATTAAAATTGCTGCAATCCCGGAACCATTTGTGACAATGACGTTGTCAAAGGGAAAGGTAATCATGGACTTGCAAGATGAATGGAACAAGGCAACCGGTTTCAAATTTGGAATACCAATAACAGGACTCTTCGTGACAGGAAAGTTGATAGATTACCCGCAAACCGTTAAACTCTTTGAAAAGTCGTTCAAAGAAAGCCTTTCATGGTCATACAAGAACGTAGACAAAGCTGTTGAAATAACAAGCAAACAGCTAGGAATACCTACAAACATCCTTAAGGCATCTCTTGAAAGAAGCCAATACAATTACATTTCTGCTGCAGAATGTCGGGACGAAGTTCTCGCATACCTCAAAAAGCTTAACGAACTTTATCCAGATGGTATGCCAAAAGTACCAGATGAAAAATTCTTTTACATCGTTAAATAA
- a CDS encoding ABC transporter ATP-binding protein, producing MGNFEKINRKTSGNILNEVILNVKSISKSYGKLKVIEDISFDLSRGESIALLGPSGCGKTTLIRIIAGLIDDYEGTIECRVQKIGYVFQEPRLIPWRTVIDNLKFVEENEERIFKTLEALKLHDFANFEPSKLSGGMRQRVNLARALIVEPELLLLDEPFASLDVHLKVSIISDIIERRKDMNFSMIVVTHDVREALLLSDKIYILSDKPSSIIEEIDVSSVPKDISNPEFHKAESQILSKILGRWRG from the coding sequence TTGGGTAATTTTGAAAAAATAAATCGTAAAACATCGGGCAATATACTAAACGAAGTTATTCTAAATGTGAAATCAATAAGCAAGTCTTACGGAAAACTGAAAGTGATTGAAGACATATCCTTTGATTTGAGCAGAGGAGAGTCTATAGCCCTTCTTGGTCCTTCTGGATGTGGAAAGACAACACTCATACGCATCATCGCTGGTTTAATAGACGACTACGAAGGAACTATCGAATGCAGGGTACAGAAAATAGGGTATGTCTTTCAAGAACCAAGGCTGATACCATGGAGAACAGTTATCGACAATCTGAAATTTGTTGAAGAAAACGAAGAACGAATATTTAAAACCTTGGAAGCGTTAAAACTACATGATTTCGCTAACTTCGAACCATCAAAATTAAGTGGTGGAATGAGACAACGAGTGAACCTCGCAAGGGCTTTGATTGTTGAACCGGAATTACTCCTTTTGGATGAGCCGTTCGCATCCCTTGATGTGCATCTAAAGGTTTCAATAATTTCGGATATAATTGAAAGAAGGAAAGATATGAATTTCTCGATGATAGTTGTAACTCACGATGTCAGAGAAGCGCTCTTGTTATCAGATAAAATTTACATATTGAGTGACAAACCCAGTAGCATAATTGAAGAGATTGATGTTTCCAGTGTTCCAAAGGATATATCAAATCCGGAATTTCATAAGGCCGAATCTCAAATTCTTTCAAAAATCTTAGGGAGGTGGAGAGGATGA
- a CDS encoding ABC transporter permease, translated as MENLWKYLTGVLVIFITWTVLSFAINSQLILPDPLTVLKTLVSELQKSEVLEALLITLSKIGVVLAITVTFGVLIGFFIGLNDLIYDILRPGILVIQAIPIITWLALVMFIWGIGWLGPVIVSILSLLPHTILSTAVGIRTTDKRLIEMAKVYRVPRSKVIRDIYLGSIIPQLLSALQVIIGNVWKVVVVAEYMCGDKGIGVLIAWARQSVAVEKVYAYTAIIILIGLIVENILNHFVRKFLKNWELV; from the coding sequence TTGGAAAATCTTTGGAAATACCTAACAGGCGTATTAGTTATATTTATCACTTGGACAGTGCTCTCTTTCGCAATCAACTCACAGCTAATACTTCCTGACCCATTAACTGTTCTGAAGACCTTGGTGTCAGAGCTTCAGAAATCAGAAGTCTTAGAAGCTTTGCTTATAACTCTTTCGAAGATAGGTGTTGTCTTAGCAATTACAGTAACCTTCGGCGTTTTGATAGGATTTTTCATAGGATTAAATGACTTAATATACGACATTTTAAGACCCGGAATACTCGTTATCCAAGCGATACCGATAATCACTTGGCTTGCATTGGTAATGTTTATTTGGGGTATAGGATGGCTTGGACCAGTTATAGTCAGTATATTGTCACTGTTGCCTCACACGATATTATCAACAGCAGTTGGTATAAGAACAACTGATAAGAGATTAATAGAGATGGCGAAGGTATATAGAGTTCCTCGCTCGAAAGTAATAAGGGACATATATCTTGGTTCAATTATTCCTCAACTTCTTAGTGCTTTACAAGTAATCATAGGTAATGTATGGAAAGTCGTTGTAGTAGCGGAATACATGTGTGGAGACAAAGGTATTGGCGTACTCATTGCTTGGGCAAGGCAATCAGTTGCAGTAGAAAAGGTTTACGCATACACAGCAATCATAATACTCATAGGTCTTATCGTCGAAAACATACTTAATCACTTTGTCAGGAAATTTCTAAAGAACTGGGAGTTGGTTTAG
- the hydE gene encoding [FeFe] hydrogenase H-cluster radical SAM maturase HydE: MLDIKKVQNVDLDYLTHVIESGKYDEEIFKIADETRKKYVGEEVHLRAIIEFSNVCTQHCLYCGLRADNKNLQRYRMSPEEIIERARLIAKLGIKTIVLQSGEDPYYTTEIISHLITEIKKLDVAITLSIGEREFEEYRIWKELGADRYLMRHETASPELYAKLHPGDSFENRKAHLYELKRLGYETGAGFMVGLPGQTAYDLALDLAFLKELDADMIGIGPFIPNPDTPLKDAKGGDLQTTLRMIALARIVVPTANIPATTALGSINPLGRQYGLKYGANVIMPNLTPNPYRPNYSLYPGKICLFERDTACVECTKQMIRSVGLVVGEGYGHRKKIEMNEEKEVINIEN, encoded by the coding sequence ATGTTGGATATAAAGAAGGTACAAAACGTTGACCTGGATTATCTCACACACGTGATAGAGAGTGGCAAATATGATGAAGAGATATTCAAAATAGCTGACGAAACAAGAAAAAAATATGTTGGTGAAGAAGTTCATCTGAGAGCAATTATAGAATTCTCTAATGTATGCACCCAGCACTGCCTTTACTGTGGGCTTAGAGCCGATAACAAAAATTTGCAACGATACAGGATGAGTCCTGAAGAAATCATCGAACGGGCAAGGCTAATCGCAAAGCTTGGTATAAAGACAATAGTTCTTCAATCAGGTGAAGACCCGTATTATACAACTGAAATCATAAGCCATCTGATAACCGAGATAAAAAAGCTTGATGTTGCAATCACACTTAGCATAGGAGAACGTGAGTTTGAAGAATACCGTATCTGGAAAGAATTGGGAGCTGACAGATACTTAATGAGGCACGAAACCGCTTCACCTGAACTTTACGCCAAACTCCACCCGGGCGATAGTTTTGAAAATAGGAAGGCACACCTATACGAGTTAAAACGTCTTGGCTATGAAACAGGCGCTGGCTTCATGGTGGGGTTACCTGGACAGACAGCATATGATTTAGCGTTAGACCTTGCATTTCTTAAAGAACTTGATGCTGACATGATAGGTATTGGACCTTTTATACCAAATCCAGATACACCGCTGAAAGATGCAAAAGGTGGGGATTTACAAACGACGCTTCGGATGATAGCACTTGCAAGAATTGTGGTTCCAACTGCGAACATACCAGCAACAACCGCTCTTGGTTCGATAAACCCGCTTGGAAGACAGTACGGACTAAAATATGGCGCAAACGTTATTATGCCAAACCTGACTCCTAATCCGTATAGACCAAATTATTCGTTGTATCCCGGAAAAATATGTCTATTTGAAAGAGATACAGCTTGTGTTGAATGTACAAAGCAAATGATTAGAAGTGTTGGACTTGTTGTTGGAGAGGGCTACGGACACAGAAAAAAGATAGAGATGAATGAAGAAAAAGAAGTGATAAATATTGAAAATTAA